From Micrococcus porci, one genomic window encodes:
- a CDS encoding M3 family metallopeptidase — protein MTQITHRLPAGHPLLSPSPLPHGLPDFAAVSDADLATGMRQGMAEQRAEVEEILSSPEAPTFENTVRALELSGALLRRVAPMFSTLVGSDGTDARQALAEELSPELAAHEDAILLDPRLSARVAAVDDAGLAGEDARLLERTRTRLEIAGAGLDEAGRAELARLNGELATLSAAYTRRLVADTAARAVLVTDRERLAGLRADDLAAAAERAAAEAGHRRADAAEGAGPWLLTLSLFTSQPWLADLEDAGLRREVFEASVGRGSSGEHETLTTAMRIVRLRLEKARLLGAASWAEHALRDRAAPSVAAVEGLLGSLTGPAMANARRDAEAVAEGDAPVVPWDWPFLSAAHAREAFDVDAGALRPWFELDRVLTRGVFAAATALYGLRFAEREDLAGHLYRPAIRVWEVTDEDGRGVGLFVGDFFARPTKSGGAWMHNVVDASAALGTRPVVFCTMNVPAPAEGRPALLTLDEATTLFHEFGHVLHGLLAEGEYPSLTGTAVPRDTVEFPSQVNEVWLREPSLLADYARHVETGAELPTGTLERLEAADLWGEGYRTVEYLGATLLDWAWHTLTEDTVDAATADPAGFERRVLTEAGIDVDLVPPRYGTGYFKHVFGNDYAAGYYSYIWAEVLDADAVEWFREHGGLTRENGRRFAEELLSRGDTRDVLESYRAFRGRDAELEPLLRRRGLLPEGA, from the coding sequence ATGACGCAGATCACCCACCGCCTCCCCGCAGGCCACCCGCTCCTCTCCCCCTCCCCGCTGCCCCACGGGCTGCCGGACTTCGCCGCCGTGAGCGACGCCGACCTCGCCACGGGGATGCGGCAGGGCATGGCGGAGCAGCGCGCCGAGGTGGAGGAGATCCTGTCCTCCCCCGAGGCGCCGACCTTCGAGAACACCGTGCGGGCACTCGAGCTCTCGGGTGCCCTGCTGCGCCGCGTGGCCCCGATGTTCTCCACCCTCGTGGGCTCGGACGGCACGGACGCCCGGCAGGCCCTGGCCGAGGAGCTCTCCCCCGAGCTCGCCGCGCACGAGGACGCGATCCTCCTGGACCCGCGCCTGTCGGCGCGCGTGGCCGCGGTCGACGACGCCGGCCTCGCAGGTGAGGACGCCCGCCTGCTGGAGCGCACGCGCACCCGCCTGGAGATCGCCGGCGCGGGCCTGGACGAGGCCGGCCGCGCCGAGCTCGCCCGCCTCAACGGCGAGCTGGCGACCCTCTCCGCCGCCTACACCCGACGGCTCGTGGCCGACACCGCCGCCCGCGCGGTCCTGGTGACGGACCGCGAGCGCCTGGCCGGGCTGAGGGCGGACGACCTGGCGGCGGCGGCGGAGCGCGCAGCCGCGGAGGCGGGGCACCGCAGGGCGGACGCGGCGGAGGGTGCGGGGCCGTGGCTGCTGACGCTGTCGCTGTTCACGTCGCAGCCGTGGCTGGCGGACCTGGAGGACGCTGGGCTGCGGCGGGAGGTGTTCGAGGCGTCGGTGGGCCGGGGGTCCTCCGGAGAGCACGAGACGCTGACGACGGCGATGCGGATCGTGCGTCTGCGACTGGAGAAGGCGCGGCTGCTGGGGGCGGCGTCGTGGGCGGAGCATGCGCTGCGGGACCGGGCGGCGCCGTCGGTGGCGGCGGTGGAGGGGCTGCTGGGCTCCCTGACGGGGCCGGCGATGGCCAACGCGCGCCGGGACGCCGAGGCGGTGGCGGAGGGGGACGCGCCGGTGGTGCCGTGGGACTGGCCGTTCCTCTCGGCGGCGCACGCGCGGGAGGCGTTCGACGTGGACGCGGGGGCGCTGCGGCCGTGGTTCGAGCTGGACCGGGTCCTGACCCGGGGCGTGTTCGCGGCGGCGACGGCGCTCTACGGGCTGCGGTTCGCGGAGCGGGAGGATCTGGCGGGGCACCTGTACCGGCCGGCGATCCGGGTGTGGGAGGTGACGGACGAGGACGGCCGCGGGGTGGGTCTGTTCGTGGGCGACTTCTTCGCGCGTCCGACGAAGTCCGGCGGGGCGTGGATGCACAACGTGGTCGACGCCTCGGCGGCGCTGGGCACCCGCCCCGTGGTGTTCTGCACGATGAACGTGCCGGCTCCGGCGGAGGGGCGCCCGGCGCTCCTGACGCTGGACGAGGCGACGACGCTGTTCCACGAGTTCGGGCACGTGTTGCACGGGCTGCTGGCGGAGGGCGAGTACCCGTCGCTGACGGGCACGGCGGTGCCGCGGGACACGGTGGAGTTCCCGTCGCAGGTGAACGAGGTGTGGCTGCGGGAGCCGTCCCTGCTGGCGGACTACGCCCGGCATGTGGAGACGGGCGCGGAGCTGCCGACGGGGACGCTGGAGCGGCTGGAGGCGGCGGACCTGTGGGGCGAGGGCTACCGGACCGTGGAGTACCTCGGGGCGACGCTGCTCGACTGGGCGTGGCACACCCTCACGGAGGACACCGTGGACGCGGCGACCGCGGACCCTGCCGGATTCGAGCGGCGGGTGCTGACGGAGGCGGGGATCGACGTCGACCTGGTGCCGCCGCGTTACGGGACGGGCTACTTCAAGCACGTGTTCGGCAACGACTACGCGGCCGGGTACTACTCGTACATCTGGGCGGAGGTGCTGGACGCGGACGCCGTGGAGTGGTTCCGGGAGCACGGCGGTCTGACCCGGGAGAACGGGCGCCGGTTCGCGGAGGAGCTGCTCTCCCGGGGCGACACGCGGGACGTGCTGGAGTCCTACCGGGCGTTCCGGGGACGGGACGCGGAGCTGGAGCCGCTGCTGCGGCGTCGGGGGCTGCTGCCGGAGGGCGCCTGA
- a CDS encoding YebC/PmpR family DNA-binding transcriptional regulator gives MSGHSKWATTKHKKAVIDQRRAKAFAKYIKGIEVAARAGGADLSGNPALDLAVSKAKKNSVPNDNIDRAIKRGAGLTGEVIDYTEIMYEVRGPQGSALLVECLTDNKNRAAADVRAAVTRNGGTMADSGSVSFLFHRKGVVRLPAAGNTEDSLLEAVLEGGADAEEVVLSGDDFEIVSEPGDLRAVAEALDAAGIDYETDEMEHLPTMKVELDAKGARTFLKLADALEDLDDVQNVFSNVDIAPEVMDELEQD, from the coding sequence ATGTCCGGTCACTCCAAATGGGCCACCACCAAGCACAAGAAGGCCGTGATCGACCAGCGTCGCGCCAAGGCGTTCGCCAAGTACATCAAGGGCATCGAGGTGGCCGCCCGCGCCGGCGGCGCCGACCTCTCCGGCAACCCCGCGCTGGACCTGGCCGTCTCCAAGGCCAAGAAGAACTCGGTCCCCAACGACAACATCGACCGCGCCATCAAGCGCGGCGCGGGCCTCACCGGCGAGGTCATCGACTACACCGAGATCATGTACGAGGTCCGCGGCCCCCAGGGCTCCGCGCTGCTCGTCGAGTGCCTCACCGACAACAAGAACCGCGCCGCCGCCGACGTGCGCGCCGCGGTCACCCGCAACGGCGGCACCATGGCCGACTCCGGCTCCGTCTCCTTCCTGTTCCACCGCAAGGGCGTCGTCCGCCTGCCCGCCGCGGGCAACACCGAGGACTCCCTCCTCGAGGCCGTGCTCGAGGGCGGCGCGGACGCCGAGGAGGTCGTGCTCTCCGGCGACGACTTCGAGATCGTCTCCGAGCCCGGCGACCTGCGCGCCGTGGCCGAGGCCCTCGACGCCGCGGGCATCGACTACGAGACCGACGAGATGGAGCACCTGCCCACCATGAAGGTGGAGCTGGACGCCAAGGGCGCCCGCACCTTCCTGAAGCTGGCCGACGCCCTCGAGGACCTCGACGACGTGCAGAACGTGTTCTCCAACGTGGACATCGCCCCCGAGGTGATGGACGAGCTCGAGCAGGACTGA
- the ruvC gene encoding crossover junction endodeoxyribonuclease RuvC gives MTDRPAGVVRVLGVDPGLTRCGIAVVDVDARRRAELVHVEVAGTAPEESLDARLLCIDRAVSAVLVRFRPERAAVERMFANNNTPTVLGTAQAAGVAIAAAARAGVPVGLHTPSEVKAAVTGNGDAGKEQVTTMVTRILRLDAPPRPADAADALALAIAHAWRGTALGRAAGHTGLDTSGLASRTGASRGAAGARVRRAPKAALTPAQQAWLAAERSAGARPGRRSAG, from the coding sequence GTGACGGACCGGCCCGCCGGCGTCGTCCGCGTGCTCGGGGTGGACCCCGGGCTGACCCGCTGCGGCATCGCCGTGGTGGACGTGGACGCGCGCAGGCGGGCCGAGCTCGTCCACGTCGAGGTCGCCGGCACGGCGCCGGAGGAGTCCCTCGACGCCCGCCTGCTCTGCATCGACCGGGCCGTGAGCGCTGTGCTCGTGCGCTTCCGGCCGGAGCGGGCGGCCGTCGAGCGGATGTTCGCCAACAACAACACGCCCACGGTCCTGGGCACCGCCCAGGCGGCGGGCGTGGCGATCGCCGCCGCGGCCCGCGCGGGCGTCCCGGTGGGCCTGCACACCCCGTCGGAGGTGAAGGCGGCCGTCACCGGCAACGGCGACGCCGGCAAGGAGCAGGTGACCACCATGGTCACCCGGATCCTCCGCCTGGACGCGCCCCCGCGCCCGGCCGACGCCGCCGACGCCCTCGCGCTGGCCATCGCCCACGCCTGGCGGGGCACGGCCCTCGGGCGGGCCGCCGGGCACACCGGCCTGGACACGTCGGGACTGGCCAGCCGCACCGGAGCCTCGCGGGGCGCGGCCGGCGCGCGCGTGCGCCGCGCCCCGAAGGCCGCCCTGACGCCCGCGCAGCAGGCGTGGCTCGCCGCGGAGCGTTCCGCCGGCGCCCGTCCCGGTCGCCGCAGCGCGGGCTGA
- the ruvA gene encoding Holliday junction branch migration protein RuvA: MIASLSGTVEHVGLDHAVIAVGGVGLSFSATPQTLSHLHEGRDGAVQTHLVVKEDSLTLFGFADRAEREVFEVLLGANGVGPRLALAILAVHRPEAVRRAVTDEDEKALTLVPGIGPKMARKIIVDLAGRLAPTGEVEPEAAVVEPEAAADAWHADVVQAMTGLGWSEKEAAKAVAATVATHPDVDASGDVAALLRATLRDVGAAAAVRGGRRA; encoded by the coding sequence ATGATCGCGTCCCTCTCCGGCACCGTGGAGCACGTGGGCCTGGACCACGCGGTGATCGCCGTCGGCGGCGTGGGCCTGAGCTTCTCCGCCACGCCCCAGACCCTGTCGCACCTGCATGAAGGACGCGACGGCGCCGTCCAGACGCACCTCGTGGTCAAGGAGGACTCCCTCACCCTGTTCGGGTTCGCCGACCGCGCGGAGCGCGAGGTGTTCGAGGTCCTGCTGGGCGCCAACGGGGTCGGCCCGCGCCTGGCGCTGGCCATCCTCGCGGTGCACCGCCCCGAGGCCGTGCGGCGGGCCGTCACGGACGAGGACGAGAAGGCCCTCACCCTCGTGCCGGGGATCGGCCCCAAGATGGCGCGCAAGATCATCGTCGACCTCGCGGGCCGGCTGGCCCCCACGGGCGAGGTCGAGCCGGAGGCGGCCGTCGTGGAGCCCGAGGCCGCGGCCGACGCCTGGCACGCGGACGTCGTGCAGGCCATGACCGGTCTGGGCTGGTCGGAGAAGGAGGCCGCCAAGGCGGTCGCCGCCACCGTCGCCACGCACCCGGACGTGGACGCCTCCGGCGACGTCGCCGCGCTGCTGCGCGCCACCCTGCGGGACGTCGGCGCCGCCGCGGCCGTGCGCGGGGGCCGCCGCGCATGA
- the ruvB gene encoding Holliday junction branch migration DNA helicase RuvB gives MSERPVTAFEADAEERRLEAALRPKHLDEFVGQARVREQLDLMLASARLRDRAADHVLLSGPPGLGKTTLAMIVAQEMNAPLRLSSGPAIQNAGDLAAILSSLTEGEVLFLDEIHRMSRPAEEMLYMAMEDFRVDIVVGKGAGATSIPLELPPFTLVGATTRAGLLPGPLRDRFGFTGHLEFYAIEELERVLRRSSALLDMRVETDGYRQIASRSRGTPRIANRLLRRVRDWALVKGLDTVDAEAASAALTMYEVDARGLDRLDRSVLTALCTTFGGGPVGLTTLATAVGEEAETVETVAEPFLIREGMMARTPRGRVALPGAWDHLGMTPPEAPLG, from the coding sequence ATGAGCGAGCGCCCCGTCACCGCGTTCGAGGCCGACGCGGAGGAGCGCCGCCTCGAGGCCGCGCTGCGCCCGAAGCACCTCGACGAGTTCGTGGGCCAGGCCCGCGTCCGCGAGCAGCTGGACCTCATGCTCGCCTCGGCCCGGCTGCGCGACCGCGCGGCGGACCACGTGCTGCTCTCCGGTCCGCCCGGCCTCGGCAAGACCACCCTCGCCATGATCGTGGCGCAGGAGATGAACGCGCCGCTGCGCCTGTCCTCCGGCCCGGCGATCCAGAACGCCGGCGACCTCGCGGCGATCCTCTCCTCGCTGACGGAGGGGGAGGTGCTCTTCCTCGACGAGATCCACCGCATGTCCCGGCCGGCCGAGGAGATGCTCTACATGGCCATGGAGGACTTCCGCGTGGACATCGTGGTGGGCAAGGGCGCCGGCGCCACATCCATTCCGCTGGAGCTGCCCCCGTTCACCCTCGTCGGGGCGACCACGCGCGCCGGGCTGCTGCCCGGGCCGCTGCGGGACCGGTTCGGCTTCACCGGCCACCTCGAGTTCTACGCGATCGAGGAGCTCGAGCGGGTGCTGCGCCGCTCGTCCGCCCTGCTGGACATGCGCGTCGAGACGGACGGCTACCGGCAGATCGCCTCGCGCTCCCGGGGCACGCCGCGCATCGCCAACCGGCTGCTGCGCCGCGTGCGGGACTGGGCCCTGGTGAAGGGCCTGGACACCGTGGACGCCGAGGCCGCCTCCGCCGCGCTGACCATGTACGAGGTGGACGCCCGCGGCCTGGACCGCCTGGACCGCTCCGTGCTGACCGCCCTGTGCACCACGTTCGGGGGCGGCCCCGTGGGCCTGACCACCCTGGCCACCGCCGTGGGGGAGGAGGCCGAGACCGTGGAGACCGTCGCCGAGCCCTTCCTCATCCGGGAGGGCATGATGGCGCGCACCCCGCGCGGCCGCGTGGCCCTGCCCGGCGCGTGGGACCACCTGGGCATGACCCCGCCGGAGGCTCCGCTCGGCTGA
- a CDS encoding preprotein translocase subunit YajC — translation MPLTPLAPVLADDAAGGGNVLVLAMFAALAVMLFLSFRRGKKAQAEAADMRARLTPGQEVMTGAGIFGRVVAVDAAAQRVTLETAPGTRMDVHLQGIVKIEEPDVAPAADTAPAVGGAHAAETAPAADDTDRA, via the coding sequence GTGCCGCTGACCCCCCTCGCCCCCGTCCTCGCCGACGACGCCGCCGGCGGCGGCAACGTCCTCGTGCTGGCCATGTTCGCGGCCCTGGCCGTGATGCTGTTCCTCTCCTTCCGGCGGGGCAAGAAGGCCCAGGCGGAGGCCGCGGACATGCGGGCACGCCTGACCCCCGGTCAGGAGGTCATGACCGGCGCGGGCATCTTCGGCCGCGTCGTGGCGGTGGACGCCGCCGCCCAGCGCGTGACCTTGGAGACCGCGCCCGGCACCCGCATGGACGTGCACCTGCAGGGCATCGTGAAGATCGAGGAGCCGGATGTCGCGCCCGCGGCGGACACCGCCCCCGCCGTCGGCGGTGCGCACGCTGCGGAGACGGCCCCCGCGGCCGACGACACCGACCGCGCCTGA
- the secD gene encoding protein translocase subunit SecD, translated as MAKTSPTRAAGRTLAWLAALIVALTAILGLGVASGQASWAPKLALDLEGGTQMVLAPTTASGEQATPEQLQQAVEIIRQRVDGSGVAEAVVATQGDQNVVVSMPGVPDEETRRLIQASADMQFRPVLQAVPGGQPTPQDQLVPKDQFPTPSAEPTDAYDPNWITPELADEFQRTDCTLPRDPNAAPPATDRAVVVCEPQQETPAGTMPATKYIVGPVVIPGTMIEKASNATAQSQTGVTTNEWVVNIDFDGEGTKRFTEVTQKLTPFAEGDPRKQFAIMLDGQVIAAPQSNVVITGGQAQISGPGFTEESTAQLAEQLNYGSLPISFTIESEQQISATLGRDQLFWGLIAGLIGLALVAVYQFFQYRALGLLTFASIVVAGALTYLAIAILGWTDNYRLSLAGIAGLIVAIGLTADSFIVYFERIKDELRSGHTLDAALHEGWKRAKRTITASKAVNLLAAVVLYFVAVGNVRGFAFTLGLTAIADLLVVFMFTHPLMVLLSRTDFVGGGHPMSGLDPRVLGVEPALYQGAGRFREPAAARAARGGSHAADDDDAGSSAARRGRRSEQPMTIAERRRAERAGAAQTPAAQTPAGSAPAADTEEDAL; from the coding sequence ATGGCGAAGACCTCACCCACCCGCGCCGCCGGGCGCACCCTGGCCTGGCTGGCCGCGCTGATCGTGGCGCTCACTGCGATCCTCGGGCTCGGCGTGGCCTCGGGCCAGGCCTCCTGGGCCCCCAAGCTCGCGCTGGACCTCGAGGGCGGCACCCAGATGGTGCTCGCCCCCACGACGGCCAGCGGAGAGCAGGCCACCCCCGAGCAGCTCCAGCAGGCCGTGGAGATCATCCGCCAGCGCGTGGACGGCTCCGGAGTGGCCGAGGCCGTCGTCGCCACCCAGGGCGACCAGAACGTCGTCGTCTCCATGCCGGGCGTGCCCGACGAGGAGACCCGCCGCCTGATCCAGGCCTCCGCGGACATGCAGTTCCGTCCCGTGCTGCAGGCCGTCCCCGGCGGCCAGCCGACGCCCCAGGACCAGCTGGTCCCGAAGGACCAGTTCCCGACGCCCTCGGCCGAGCCGACGGACGCCTACGACCCGAACTGGATCACCCCGGAGCTGGCCGACGAGTTCCAGCGCACCGACTGCACCCTGCCGCGCGACCCGAACGCCGCCCCGCCGGCCACGGACCGGGCGGTCGTGGTGTGCGAGCCGCAGCAGGAGACCCCCGCGGGCACGATGCCGGCGACGAAGTACATCGTCGGCCCGGTGGTGATCCCCGGCACCATGATCGAGAAGGCGAGCAACGCCACCGCCCAGTCGCAGACCGGCGTGACCACCAACGAGTGGGTCGTGAACATCGACTTCGATGGAGAGGGCACCAAGCGCTTCACCGAGGTCACCCAGAAGCTGACCCCCTTCGCCGAGGGCGACCCGCGCAAGCAGTTCGCCATCATGCTCGACGGGCAGGTGATCGCCGCGCCGCAGTCGAACGTGGTGATCACGGGCGGCCAGGCGCAGATCTCCGGCCCGGGCTTCACGGAGGAGTCCACCGCCCAGCTCGCCGAGCAGCTCAACTACGGCTCCCTGCCGATCTCCTTCACGATCGAGTCGGAGCAGCAGATCTCCGCGACCCTCGGCCGCGACCAGCTGTTCTGGGGCCTCATCGCGGGCCTCATCGGCCTCGCGCTCGTCGCCGTCTACCAGTTCTTCCAGTACCGGGCGCTGGGCCTGCTGACGTTCGCCTCGATCGTCGTGGCCGGCGCCCTCACGTACCTGGCCATCGCGATCCTCGGCTGGACGGACAACTACCGCCTGTCCCTGGCGGGCATCGCCGGCCTGATCGTGGCCATCGGCCTCACGGCGGACTCGTTCATCGTCTACTTCGAGCGCATCAAGGACGAGCTGCGCTCGGGCCACACCCTGGACGCGGCCCTCCATGAGGGCTGGAAGCGCGCCAAGCGGACCATCACGGCCTCCAAGGCCGTGAACCTGCTGGCGGCCGTCGTGCTGTACTTCGTGGCCGTGGGCAATGTGCGCGGCTTCGCGTTCACGCTCGGTCTGACGGCGATCGCGGACCTCCTCGTCGTGTTCATGTTCACGCACCCGCTGATGGTGCTGCTCTCCCGCACGGACTTCGTGGGCGGCGGGCATCCGATGTCCGGCCTGGACCCACGGGTCCTCGGCGTCGAGCCCGCCCTGTACCAGGGCGCCGGCCGCTTCCGGGAGCCGGCCGCCGCCCGTGCCGCGCGGGGAGGCTCCCACGCCGCGGACGACGACGACGCCGGGTCGTCCGCCGCGCGCCGGGGTCGCCGGAGCGAGCAGCCCATGACCATCGCCGAGCGCCGGAGGGCCGAGCGGGCCGGCGCCGCCCA